In Colias croceus chromosome 12, ilColCroc2.1, one genomic interval encodes:
- the LOC123696011 gene encoding 4-hydroxyphenylpyruvate dioxygenase-like, giving the protein MTSYTDKGRKPENGKFVAFHHITFWVSNAKQAASYYVTRFGFEPLGYQGLETGSRKITSHAVKLNKIVFVFQAQYEPEETEFVNEVAYHGDFVKDVAFEVENLDYIVEYARRQGAVIIKDLWEEEDEYGVVRMATLKTYGDNTHTLIDRSKYKGTFLPGYQALNKDPIQKFLPKVQINFIDHVVGNQPDNGMEPAASWYERCLQFHRFWSVDDKQICTEYSALRSVVMANWEETVKMPINEPAVGKRKSQIQEYVEYHGGAGVQHIAINTEDIITVIDNLRARGVEFLSIPAVYYKIIRERLQNSKVKVAESIDELERLNILIDYDDDGYLLQIFTKNTQDRPTLFLEVIQRRNHNGFGAGNFKTLFESIELEQERRGNL; this is encoded by the exons ACGTCTTACACAGACAAGGGGAGAAAACCAGAAAATGGCAAATTCGTTGCATTCCACCATATTACGTTCTGGGTATCCAATGCAAAACAG gcAGCTAGTTACTACGTTACCCGATTTGGTTTCGAACCCTTAGGATACCAAGGACTTGAAACAGGATCGCGGAAAATCACTTCACACGCAGTTAAACTGAACAAG ATCGTATTCGTGTTCCAAGCGCAATATGAGCCAGAAGAAACAGAGTTTGTAAACGAAGTTGCTTATCACGGAGACTTTGTAAAGGACGTCGCTTTTGAGGTGGAAAACCTTGACTATATTGTGGAGTATGCTCGCCGGCAAGGGGCTGTTATCATCAAAGATTTGTGGGAAGAGGAAGACGAGTATGGAGTCGTCAGAATGGCTACATTGAAAACG TACGGCGATAATACTCACACCTTAATAGATAGATCGAAATATAAGGGAACATTCCTACCAGGCTACCAAGCACTTAACAAGGACCCCATACAAAAATTCTT aCCAAAAGTACAGATTAATTTTATCGACCACGTAGTGGGCAATCAACCAGATAACGGTATGGAGCCAGCTGCATCTTGGTATGAGAGATGCCTACAATTCCATAG ATTCTGGTCAGTGGACGATAAACAAATCTGCACGGAATATTCCGCACTTCGTTCTGTAGTTATGGCCAATTGGGAAGAGACAGTCAAGATGCCAATCAATGAACCGGCGGTTGGCAAGAGGAAGAGTCAAATTCAAGAGTATGTGGAGTACCATGGTGGTGCTGGGGTACAACACATCGCTATCAATACTGAGGATATTATAACTGTG aTTGACAATCTCCGCGCAAGAGGCGTCGAATTCCTGTCCATTCCCGCAGTCTACTACAAGATTATCAGAGAACGTCTCCAAAACAGTAAAGTTAAAGTAGCAGAAAGTATAGATGAGCTCGAACGCTTGAACATTCTCATTGATTACGACGATGATGGTTACTTGCTACAAATCTTCACGAAGAATACTCAAGACAGACCCACATTGTTTTTAGAGGTTATCCAGAGAAGGAACCACAAT GGATTCGGTGCTGGCAACTTCAAAACTCTATTTGAATCTATAGAATTAGAACAAGAACGACGTGGCaacctttaa
- the LOC123696012 gene encoding translocation protein SEC62: protein MAEKRKTKKRKEEFGEPPESEKATSDEYAVAKWLKANVPTKKTKFLNHHVEYFTGTKAVDALLTSKWATGKNPLFTNRLEVTDFLHLMLLHKLFHRAKKVPVSEQELKGKSKKKDIEKSSKSGDEKDGDKASATEGKDKENKEKEKKKRKIRLEMHLEQVFLDSLDAYVWIYDPMPWYYWVCGALVVFGVIGVCMFPLWPATVRKGVYYLSIAAAAFLVMIIVLAVLRVVVFCLVWILTLSRHHLWLLPNLTEDVGFFASFWPLYKYEYRGPGSDSDKAKGKKKRKKDKQSDDENEEKTPLIQAETPPPVSEPTPTVDSGEKEEPQEQETFPDSTSAEKHSESDTDNSQRSSTDRDFEIVETADLEQDTHT, encoded by the exons ATGGCAGAAAAGAGGAAAACTAAAAAGCGCAAagag GAGTTCGGTGAACCGCCGGAATCAGAGAAGGCAACCAGCGACGAATACGCGGTTGCTAAATGGCTAAAGGCAAACGTACCAACgaagaaaacaaaatttttgaaCCATCACGTCGAGTATTTTACTG GCACAAAGGCAGTCGACGCATTGTTAACATCAAAATGGGCAACTGGCAAGAATCCGCTTTTCACGAATCGTCTCGAAGTAACGGACTTTTTACATCTAATGCTGCTACATAAATTGTTCCACAGGGCTAAAAAG GTACCAGTAAGTGAGCAAGAATTGAAGGGTAAATCAAAGAAGAAGGACATTGAGAAATCAAGCAAAAGTGGAGATGAGAAAGATGGAGACAAAGCCAGCGCTACTGAGGGTAAA GACAAAGAGAACAAAGAGAAAGAGAAGAAGAAACGCAAGATACGTCTCGAGATGCATTTGGAGCAAGTGTTCCTGGACAGTTTGGACGCGTACGTGTGGATATACGACCCGATGCCGTGGTACTATTGGGTGTGCGGGGCGCTCGTTGTGTTCGGAGTTATCGGGGTTTGCATGTTCCCGCTGTGGCCGGCTACTGTTAG AAAAGGCGTATACTACCTAAGTATCGCGGCAGCAGCTTTCCTCGTGATGATCATAGTACTTGCCGTATTACGAGTGGTCGTGTTCTGTCTGGTTTGGATCCTAACACTATCCAGACATCACCTGTGGCTTCTGCCCAACCTGACCGAGGATGTGGGCTTCTTTGCGTCCTTCTGGCCATTGTATAAG TACGAATACCGCGGGCCGGGCTCCGACAGCGACAAGGCGAAAGGCAAGAAGAAACGCAAGAAAGACAAGCAGTCAGACgatgaaaatgaagaaaagaCTCCGCTGATACAAGCGGAGACTCCGCCCCCGGTCAGCGAGCCCACGCCGACCGTGGATAGCGGGGAaaa AGAGGAACCACAAGAGCAGGAAACATTTCCTGACTCCACATCAGCGGAGAAACACTCAGAGTCGGACACAGACAACAGCCAACGTTCCTCAACGGACAGGGACTTTGAGATTGTTGAAACCGCTGACTTGGAACAAGACACACACACTTAG
- the LOC123696270 gene encoding probable serine hydrolase has product MNGHQMEELPVGVTVEEIEIPVPWGHVAGRWWGPRNKQPLIAIHGWQDNAGTWDNLIPMLPASTSVLAIDLPGHGNSSHYPTGMIYYVFWDGVVLLRRIVKHFKWEKISLIGHSLGGALSFMYAASYPDDVDKIICIDIASPAVRPPEIMVKATGWSINKILDYENLTEDKIPCYEYEEMIDIVLDAYKGSVSRDNCKVLMKRGMAPTPLSMKKRGFYFKRDPRLKVSGLGMMSIETALEYASQVKCKVLNIRAIPGQNWERLDYYMKVIEKLKQTADVNYIEVEGTHHVHLNAPENIIMHIEDFLEEY; this is encoded by the exons atgaacgGACACCAAATGGAAG AATTACCAGTTGGTGTGACTGTAGAAGAAATTGAAATACCTGTCCCTTGGGGGCATGTAGCCGGAAGATGGTGGGGACCGCGAAATAAGCAGCCGCTCATAGCTATTCATGGGTGGCAAGACAATGCAGGCACCTGGGACAACCTTATTCCGATGTTGCCTGCTTCAACATCAGTACTAGCAATTGATTTACCTGGTCATGGTAACTCATCCCATTACCCTACTGGTATGATCTATTATGTTTTCTGGGATGGCGTGGTACTTCTTCGACGGATAGTGAAACACTTTAAATGGGAAAAAATAAGCCTCATTGGCCATTCCCTTGGAGGTGCATTAAGTTTTATGTATGCTGCATCATATCCTGATGACGTtgacaaaataatttgtatagaTATTGCCAGTCCGGCTGTGCGACCGCCTGAAATCATGGTTAAGGCGACTGGTTGGTCGATAAATAAGATATtagattatgaaaatttaactgAGGATAAAATCCCGTGTTACGAGTACGAAGAAATGATTGATATAGTGTTAGATGCATATAAAGGGTCAGTATCGAGGGATAATTGCAAGGTTTTAATGAAACGAGGCATGGCTCCGACCCCGTTGTCTATGAAGAAAAGGGGCTTTTACTTCAAGCGTGATCCCAGACTAAAAGTGTCTGGCTTGGGAATGATGTCTATAGAGACAGCGTTAGAGTATGCAAGTCAAGTGAAATGCAAAGTCCTGAATATTAGAGCTATTCCGGGTCAGAACTGGGAAAGATTAGACTACTACATGAAAgtaatagaaaaattaaaacaaacagcCGATGTTAATTATATAGAAGTAGAAGGAACTCATCATGTCCATTTAAATGCtccagaaaatattataatgcataTAGAAGATTTCTTAgaagaatattaa